Genomic window (Synechococcales cyanobacterium T60_A2020_003):
ACGTTGAAGAAGAAAGAGATGAGAACGACCTGCTGCTGATTTTCCGCCAGCGTCGCCAGAAGAATGCCAATTCCGATGCAAACAAAGAGATAGAGCGCTGAAAGGCTCAAAAATAGACCATAATTTCCCCGAAAGGGTAGATTAAACACAAATCGTCCTAAGGCTGACGCCAGCAGCACATCCCCCAACAGCAGCACAAACAATGGCACAATTTTCGCCATCAAAATTTCCCATCCTGCTGCCGGAGTCATCAGCAATTGCTCCAACGTGCCCAGACTTTTCTCCCGAATCACGGTGGTAGAGGACACTAAGGATCCTGTGAGAGTCAGCACCACACCAATCACCCCCGGCACAAAGAACCAACTGCTGAGCAGTCCCGGATTGTATAAAAAACGCACCTGGGTTTCGACTGGACGCGGGGGCGATCGCCCACTCGGTACAGGGTTGAGGGTCTGGTTGTATTGATTAATAATTTGCTTTATGTAGCCCTGGGCAATGCCTGCCGTATTGGCATCCACCCCATCAACTAAGACCTGGACGTGAGTTTCTTTCTTTTCCCCAAGGGTTTGGCTAAAGTCGGGCGGAATTACTAGTCCGGCATCGATCTTGCCGGTGCGTACCTGTTCCTCCAGATCCGCTCGCCGATCTGCGTAGTCTTTGACTTTAAAGACATCGTTTTCCACCAACGCAGACACCAAGGCGCGACTATCTGCCGTGCGGCTGTAGTCCAGCACGCCCAGCCGTAACCCGGTCACCTCCGGGTTTAAGGCCAAGCCAAAGACGAGCAGTTGCACCGTTGGTGGAAACAGCAGCAAAAAAACGATCTGTTTATTCCGCAGAATTTGCTGAATTTCT
Coding sequences:
- a CDS encoding ABC transporter permease, encoding MYYLKQFFQSRFWALMIKEIQQILRNKQIVFLLLFPPTVQLLVFGLALNPEVTGLRLGVLDYSRTADSRALVSALVENDVFKVKDYADRRADLEEQVRTGKIDAGLVIPPDFSQTLGEKKETHVQVLVDGVDANTAGIAQGYIKQIINQYNQTLNPVPSGRSPPRPVETQVRFLYNPGLLSSWFFVPGVIGVVLTLTGSLVSSTTVIREKSLGTLEQLLMTPAAGWEILMAKIVPLFVLLLGDVLLASALGRFVFNLPFRGNYGLFLSLSALYLFVCIGIGILLATLAENQQQVVLISFFFNVPLIQLSGAIAPIETMPTFFRALSFFNPLRHYVQIVRSLILKGVGVEALWIHIIALVIFAALFLGVSINRFRSQLN